From a region of the Solanum stenotomum isolate F172 chromosome 2, ASM1918654v1, whole genome shotgun sequence genome:
- the LOC125856871 gene encoding uncharacterized protein LOC125856871 codes for MKGARRGKGPPSADLLVCFPSRAHLTLMPKPICSPARHSDSSKRHHNHDLKKISTRIGGAPAQSSPLLWAKSKNSEIISEPTSPKVTCAGQIKVRPKQGSSCKNWQSVMEEIEKLHNRKAQKKKGANWMEAIGIKKDVMQFLTCLRNIRFEFRCFGSFPTTTHDITSDDEEEEDDGDELERRGMNQIGRDLNDREDDDDDEEEESSKTVFSKWFMVLQDENQKTELTKTERDYNNDDDDNVPICVPPPNALLLMRCRSAPPKSWLQETQQVQKEEEDEDEEEDNEEEKKAKSTMEEMENKKKNENLVVIRYGNDFHNFSADIAKETWVVGGVRDQLSKSRSWKR; via the exons atgaaAGGTGCTAGAAGAGGAAAAGGACCTCCTTCAGCAGATCTTTTAGTATGTTTTCCATCTAGAGCACATTTAACCCTTATGCCTAAACCAATATGTAGCCCAGCAAGACATTCAGATTCAAGCAAACGCCACCACAATCATGATCTCAAGAAAATTAGCACCAGAATTGGTGGAGCTCCAGCCCAATCTAGTCCTCTTCTTTGGGCTAAATCCAAGAATTCAGAGATAATCTCAGAGCCCACTTCACCAAAAGTCACTTGTGCAG GGCAAATCAAGGTAAGGCCAAAACAGGGGAGCTCATGCAAGAATTGGCAGTCAGTGATGGAAGAAATAGAGAAGCTACACAACAGAAAGGCTCAAAAGAAGAAAGGTGCTAATTGGATGGAAGCAATTGGAATCAAGAAAGATGTAATGCAATTCTTAACATGTCTTCGCAACATAAGGTTTGAGTTTCGATGCTTCGGTTCATTTCCAACAACAACTCATGACATTACTTCTGATGAcgaggaggaggaggatgatGGAGATGAATTAGAACGAAGAGGAATGAATCAAATAGGTAGAGATTTAAATGATCGTGAagacgatgatgatgatgaagaagaagaatcttCAAAAACTGTATTCTCCAAATGGTTCATGGTTTTACAAGATGAAAATCAGAAAACAGAGCTCACTAAAACAGAGCGCGAttataataatgatgatgatgataatgttcCTATTTGTGTGCCACCACCTAATGCACTTTTACTCATGCGTTGTCGTTCTGCTCCCCCGAAAAGCTGGCTTCAAGAAACACAACAagtacaaaaagaagaagaggacgaggatgaggaggaggacaatgaagaagaaaagaaagcgAAATCGACAATGGAAGAAAtggaaaacaagaagaaaaacgAAAACTTAGTAGTGATCAGATATGGAAATGATTTTCACAATTTTTCAGCAGATATAGCAAAGGAGACATGGGTTGTGGGTGGTGTTAGAGATCAATTATCGAAAAGTCGAAGCTGgaaaagataa